TGAGCCCATTTGACGACCTTCTCCGGCATATCCTCATCCAACGGCACACGGTGCACCGCCATGGCCACGGCCGAGACTTCCCGTACAATGGTCGCGATAACCGGTTGAAACTCCTGATGATCCAAGGCTTTTGCCACCCGATCATTCAGCAACACCGTCAGCGGGTTAAACACACAATTCCAACACATTTTCTCCCACTTGGCGCGCCGGATATCAGGATTAATGAAACAGGGAATCCCCGCCCCTTTCAATAAGGCCAGGATGGCTTGGAGTCTGGGAGTTTCCATCCCCAATGGTTCGCCAATAGTCAGCATGCCTTTCTTATAATGGTCGATCACCCCCGGCTCGGCGATCTTGCTATAGATAAATGCCACTCCGCCCACAATCCGCTCCCGGCCAAATCGGACCATTAGGGTATCCTCAATCGTCACCCCGTTTTGCAAGGTCAGAATAATGGTATCCGGTTTCAGCACCGGCTCAATCTGGTTCATTGCCTCATCCAGGTCATAGGCTTTGATCCCCAGCACAATCAGGTCCGGTGGGGGCAGCTCCTCGGGATCTGAAGCTACGGGGGGATGCACGGTAAAACTCTCACCAATCGCGCTCCGGATGGTCAGCCCGTTTTTAGCCACGGCCTCCCTGGTACGCGGTCGCAGGAGGAACGACACATTCGGATTGTGGCGAGCCAGGTGCGCCCCAAAATATCCCCCAACTGAGCCCGCCCCCACAAACAAAATCTCCTTCATCCGATTACCTTTGATTACCTTTCCATTTTTACTGAAATTTCGCGTGATGGTTTACTTATCAACAAGCCAAATCAGGATGAGACCTGACCATTGCTGTCATCCTGAGCTTTTGCGAAGAATCTGTGCCCAAAGCAACAGGCTCGGGCTCCGATGTATGACGCCAAAACAGAATCCCTCACTCTATCAGAATTGCCCCCGCTCTCCTACGGACATTTGTCTTACTTGGCACCATGAAACTGCAGCTGCCGCCAGGCCTCATAGACAACGACGGCAACAGCATTGCTCAAGTTTAAACTACGAGAATCGGGCCGCATGGGGATGCGCAAACGATGCGTGGGAGGAAGCGCTTCTAAAATATGGGCAGGCAAGCCCCGCGTCTCGGGACCAAAATACAAGGCATCGCCAGGCTGAAACGCCACGTCGTGATAGGGTCGCTGCCCTTTTGTGGTGATCGCAAAAATACGCGAGGGCTTTTGAGCATTAAGATAGTCTTGGAGGGTGGGATAATCCTTCATCCGGGCCAATTCATGATAATCCAACCCGGCCCGACGGGCCCGCTTGTCATCCAACTCAAATCCTAACGGATGAATCAAATGCAAACCGAATCCGGTATTCGCACATAACCGAATAATATTCCCGGTGTTCGGGGGAATCTCCGGTTCATAGAGGACAACATCTAACATTACTAGTGCTTCAGCAAGTTCATTATTCGAGAAGTCATTGATCTCCTGCATGCTTTCCAGGCGTTTCTCTAATTGCCCAAGCCAACAAAAGCAGAAGACCAAGCAGCACAAGTGGAACCGGCACAGCACCCATTTCTCCAGCTCTCAGGTGTGTCAGCGTTGCACCGACCATGGTGATGCTCAAGACCCCAATGCCATACCATTGGGTCCTGGGAATAAACAAACAGAGTCCGCCGCCGACTTCAATGATCCCGGTCAAATACAGAAACCAGAAGGGATATCCCCATTGCGCAAAATGTTCGACTTGGGATGGGCTGCCCATGAGCTTGGCTCCCCCTGCCGCAATAAAAAAAATCCCTAATAGCACACACAGGAAAATTTTCATCACGCGCTTCATGGCATCGCCAACCCATTTAAAAAAGAAAGATCTGAGCCCAACCAAGCTCTTACTCTTAAACCTTTTTCAATACGACAGAACAACAGACGACTCGTAGTATATGCAAGACTCTCGTTTTTCCCATTTCTGCACCTCCTTGTCATCTTAACGATTACACCGGTTAGAGCCAGTTTCGATTCCGTCCTTGCGCAAAAGCCGAGTGACCATAGGTGCAGCATGCTGAAGAAGAGAGTTGATAAGCCAGGTTCATTCAGCAAATCGGAATGGTTGTCCTTGGGACAAAAAGCATCGAGTCGGGCGGAGAATCCCTTTACGCCTCCAGCGAATCACGCCCATGGCCGAGCATCCCGCGCAGGCCAGGGGGAGATTTCTGCTGGATGGGGACATGGATCGCAAGGCCCGTATTCATTAGCTCCTGATGAGCGGGCGCATTTCTGTGTTGACGCCGAGCGATAGGGCTGAGAGGCACCGCCTTTTTGCGGCGCCCTTCTCAGACCATTGATTGAGTAAATGTTTTTCGTGGTCCAAGGTCAAATTCAGCTTAATTTGTCAGGAGCACCTCTATGTTTCTTCTTCTCCAATTTGCTCAGTCGAGGTTGTTAGCCACTTTTTGCCGGTACTACTTTCAACGTAATAGACCGGCTTCTCATTTCGTAACATATCGGAAAGATAGACGGCATTCTCCTTTGGGGGAAACCAATTCACATTTTTCCAAACTCCAGACACTTTATAGTGAAAAATAAACCAAGGACGCTGTTGTTCCAAGTCATACCGGAGAACATAGTTTTCGACCATATGAACAGCCATGATGAACTCCTTCCTCCTGAAATTTTGCATGACGGTTAACACAAATCTCGTAATGCTATTCCTGAGCTATCACCCCCTTTTCAATCCTGCTTAGGAATGATTGAATGGATTGGCATAGTATGCGAGATCATTCTATGCTGTCGGTGTAACACGACTGCGATTCTTTCGAAAAATACACAATAGTCTCTTTAAACCATACTGCCAAAGCTGCGAAGCGGAATCCGCTCACGTCATTTACTTCTCAGCTCCACGGTCTTGCTTCGATGCGTAACGTTCCAACCAGGCCAGGACGAGCGTTCTGCTCGATGGGAATATCGAAGGCAATGCCGGAATTCGGTTTTCCCTTGATGAGAGGACGCGAGTCGACCTCTTTGCCGGGTTTGCCGGGATTCATGTCCTGGTAGCCATATTTGATGCGCCATCCACTCGGACTTTCTTTATCGGGAAAGGCCTCGACCAGAATCAGCTCACGATAGATAAACCCACCCTCGTAGTGCCGCTTCATGAAGAGCAAGCCATCCACGACGTAATCGGGTACCAGCACCTTGATGTCGAAGGCAAAGCTGACAGACTTGGACGATTTAACGCTTTTACTCGGGTCCAGAAAAATGGAGAAGAGGTGTGGACTCTTCGTGCGGTCGGGCTTGCGTTTGGTACCAGCCTTTCCGGGAAAGAGTTCATCGTAGCTCCGGAAGATCGCCGAACTCTCACGCACCTCGCGCCGCGTCATCTGCCACTGACAGCCGCGCACGCTGGCGGCAATTTCGAACTGATACGACGCCCGCACTGTCTTACCGTCGTCAAGTGCCTTTTGCACCTCCACCGGTAACGTGATGTCGTCGATGTTCAGAATGCCATCCACGCGTAATTTACCGAACAGGAACCGCGTGAGGTTCTGGTAGCCTTCCTCGGAGTTCACAATACCGTAATGGCCCGAATGGCTCCTGTGCACAAACGCGCGGGGCGAACTCACATCCTTGCCGTTGGGACCCGCGCCATGCGTGGTGGCATTCTCGATGCGCACCAGCCCGTCGCTGGCATCGCCCGCCGCCCACGCCGAGATGCCGCCGGCCACGGTATAATCGCGTGAATCGGTGCCGACCAGATTAAAGATGCGCTCGGGCGGAAAGTTTTTCACCACCGAGACGTCATTACCCTTGGGCACCGCAAGGTAGGAGGCCATCTTGTCGCGATTGAAATTATTGATATCGCCGAACGAGAGCCAGCCCGGAACATTGCGTACGATCCGCATGTCAATGCCATTGTGAGGCGTGGCATAGGTAAAGACTTTATCAACCGCACCTCGCGCCTCCGCTGAGCCGAGTTTCGTATTCTGCAGAAAGGCCCGGCAGATCAGCCCTCCCATGGAGTGCGCCACGAGATACACACGATAGTCGTTGGGCGTGACTTTATTGGCCTTATTCGCACAGACCTTTTCGCGCAGGCGCAGAATGAGAGTGCCCAGGCCTTTGGCGAAGTGCTCGATGGGCGGCGTCTTGCCATCCCCAAAGTCTTTCGAGGCTTCATCGTAATAGCGGTAGATGATAATCGAGCGATATGGGACGGGATACTCGGTACGCTCAGCTAACACGAGGTCGTCTCCATCCACAAAAACATCCTCATATTCGTGGTCGCTCATTAACCGCACGAGGGGCGACTCAAAATAAAAACGCTTCACGTCGCCGGTCCAGGCCGTGCGCGATTTGGTCGAACCGATATTAAATCCCATATAAGGGTCGGCCACCGTTTCCTCAATCTCGCTCTGTGTCGCTGCGAAGCCACGGACATAGATAATCGGGTGGTAGGGATGCTGCGCGGATGTCGTCATGAAGGTACCTCCGAATTACGGTTGGGCGAATGTCAGTGTGAACTAGCCTTCTTCTGTTCCAGTTTATTTTCCATCGCAGATGCGAGAATCGGCTGAGAGGAGATTTTTGGTCAATTCAGGAAATTAGTCAAGGTGTGAAGAGGAAAAAGAAGAACTAGAAGGGTCAGCAAGACAGCAGGAAGATTTGGAATTTCGCATTCACTCTTGATAGGGTATATCTACTACGTTCTTGATGGCCGGAGAGACCAGATTCGTCCAACCCAATGGAGCGTTCTATGCTTCACAGTCTCAGCCGATGCAATCCGAGCAGACTTCTTTTCTTTTTCTCCCCACGATACGAACATGAACGAAATGCCGAGCGGCCACGGCAGCGATTAGGGATCCGATACCTGAGGCCTGCTCGGAGCGCGTCTGTCCTGCTGATCAGTCTGACCCTGACGATTTCTCTCACGGATAGACTGTGGGCACATGAGGAGCCGCTGACCAAGTCCTCATGGTCGCAGGAGGATCAAAAAATCCTACAGAACATTCAGACCATACTCGTCGCCGGCACTGTCCAAACGTGGTTGAATGTGCCGAGTCCACCCTACAATGTGGGGGTGACCTTGAAACTCAAACTGGAAGATGCGGGGTTTCAGGTGGTCTTTGATCCCAAGCAACCACATGATGCGATGCTATACATTCAATATGAGGAAATACCCAGCGGACAGTTTCAGGTATTGGAACAAGCGACGGCTATCCGCTACGACATGAAGCTGGTGCATGACCGTTTAGGCAAAATCTTTTCACATCACTTTGAAGCAGAACCCAATGCGGTTCCCCTCGGAAGTCTGTATTGGGACGCGATTGGTAATCTGGAGGAAGATCCGTATTACTGTTTTGTTGGAGATCTGATTCGGGGACATATTGATCGGGACCAGAATGCACAGGAGATGTTAATGGAGGTGTTGGTAAGGCCCTTTACCCAAAAAGAGTTGGTGAATGCGGCCGGAGCCCGGGGAGCGACTCAGGCTATTGTCCAACAACGCGCCAGGTTGAATATCATTCAGGAACTCGGACAGGGGGCATTTCATACCCCTGAAGCGCAAGCAGTCTTATGGACGGTTGCCAAAAAAGCGCAACCCACTGAACGGGGGGCCGCCATGACCCAACTTGGCGAGATTGGCGACACCACGTTTCTCTCTCCACTCTCAACATTGTTGGAAAAAGAAACCGATCCCGAAGTGCGGTCGGCTGCGGAGCATGCGATCCAACTCATTGAATCCCGGTAACGTACACGAGAAAAAATTTCACGTGGGTATAGCAGTCCTGTAGCGGTAGCCCTCGCAAATAATCTTCCTGAAGCATTTCCAGCCTCTGGTTTGATCATTTTTGCAACTTCCCGCACGGCACATTCCTACTGCACAATCCACAGTCTTCTATTGAGAAAATCACCCTGCCCGCCGCAGCAGATAGTATCCCGAAATCCCACCTATCAACGAGGCCAGTAGGATGCCTAACTTGGCTTGGAGGATCAATACGTCATCGTTGAAAGCCAGTCCGGTGATAAACAGCGACATCGTGAACCCCACCGAAGCAAGCATCGCAGCACCAAAGAGATGCCGCCAGCCGGTCTGTTCCGGAAAAGAGGCCCACCGCAAATGAATCAGGAGGAAGCACATGCCCATGATGCCCAACACCTTTCCTCCGAGCAGTCCCGATGCCACTCCTAATGTGACCGGACTGGCCAACTGATTCATGAAGTCAGCCGGAAAGCTGATGCCGGCATTCGCCAACGCAAAGACCGGCATCACCACAAACGCCACGAAGGGGTGCATGCCATGTTCCAGCCGTTGGAGCGGAGTCAGTGCCTCCCTGGCCACCGCGCGAATGTCTTCAAGCACATGGAGTTGCTCATCTGTCACCAGAGTCAGGTCATTGCTTTTGGCTGTCTCGAATCTGTCCCCCAATGTTTTGATGCGTGAAACGAATCCCTTGTCCGAGATTTTCACATTGGCAGGAATCGTGAACGCGGCCAGCACCGCGGCAATGGTGGCATGCACTCCTGATAAGAGAAACGCCAGCCACAGGCCGCCGATTCCCAGCAGTCCATACCACAGAATGTTGCGGACACCCAGCAGGTTGGACGTCACCAGCAGGATCATGAATCCCGCACCGGCCGCCAGATTGATGAGATCGATGTGTGATGTATAAAAAACTGCAATGACCAGCACCGCGCCCAGGTCATCCGCGATCGCAAGAGCGGTCAGAAATACTTTAAGTGATAAGGGGACCCTGTTGCCCAACAGGGAGATGATGCCGAGCGCGAAGGCGATATCGGTCGCCATGGGAATGCCCCATCCGTCACTGGCGTCGCCCGACGAATTGAACGCCAGATAGATCAACGCCGGCACAACCATGCCGCCTACCCCCGCTGCGATAGGGAGCAGCGCATCACGGGGATTGCTTAGTTCACCCGCCATGATCTCGCGCTTCAGTTCCAACCCGATCACAAAGAAGAAGACAGCCATCAACCCATCATTGATCCAATGGTGCAGGGTCTTGGTGATCACGAAATCGTTAAATCCGACTGAGATTTCGTTGTCCCAAAGATGGTGGTAGGCGTCCGCAAAGGG
Above is a window of Candidatus Nitrospira neomarina DNA encoding:
- a CDS encoding HEAT repeat domain-containing protein, whose product is MLHSLSRCNPSRLLFFFSPRYEHERNAERPRQRLGIRYLRPARSASVLLISLTLTISLTDRLWAHEEPLTKSSWSQEDQKILQNIQTILVAGTVQTWLNVPSPPYNVGVTLKLKLEDAGFQVVFDPKQPHDAMLYIQYEEIPSGQFQVLEQATAIRYDMKLVHDRLGKIFSHHFEAEPNAVPLGSLYWDAIGNLEEDPYYCFVGDLIRGHIDRDQNAQEMLMEVLVRPFTQKELVNAAGARGATQAIVQQRARLNIIQELGQGAFHTPEAQAVLWTVAKKAQPTERGAAMTQLGEIGDTTFLSPLSTLLEKETDPEVRSAAEHAIQLIESR
- the trmL gene encoding tRNA (uridine(34)/cytosine(34)/5-carboxymethylaminomethyluridine(34)-2'-O)-methyltransferase TrmL codes for the protein MLDVVLYEPEIPPNTGNIIRLCANTGFGLHLIHPLGFELDDKRARRAGLDYHELARMKDYPTLQDYLNAQKPSRIFAITTKGQRPYHDVAFQPGDALYFGPETRGLPAHILEALPPTHRLRIPMRPDSRSLNLSNAVAVVVYEAWRQLQFHGAK
- a CDS encoding PGAP1-like alpha/beta domain-containing protein codes for the protein MTTSAQHPYHPIIYVRGFAATQSEIEETVADPYMGFNIGSTKSRTAWTGDVKRFYFESPLVRLMSDHEYEDVFVDGDDLVLAERTEYPVPYRSIIIYRYYDEASKDFGDGKTPPIEHFAKGLGTLILRLREKVCANKANKVTPNDYRVYLVAHSMGGLICRAFLQNTKLGSAEARGAVDKVFTYATPHNGIDMRIVRNVPGWLSFGDINNFNRDKMASYLAVPKGNDVSVVKNFPPERIFNLVGTDSRDYTVAGGISAWAAGDASDGLVRIENATTHGAGPNGKDVSSPRAFVHRSHSGHYGIVNSEEGYQNLTRFLFGKLRVDGILNIDDITLPVEVQKALDDGKTVRASYQFEIAASVRGCQWQMTRREVRESSAIFRSYDELFPGKAGTKRKPDRTKSPHLFSIFLDPSKSVKSSKSVSFAFDIKVLVPDYVVDGLLFMKRHYEGGFIYRELILVEAFPDKESPSGWRIKYGYQDMNPGKPGKEVDSRPLIKGKPNSGIAFDIPIEQNARPGLVGTLRIEARPWS
- a CDS encoding DoxX family protein produces the protein MKIFLCVLLGIFFIAAGGAKLMGSPSQVEHFAQWGYPFWFLYLTGIIEVGGGLCLFIPRTQWYGIGVLSITMVGATLTHLRAGEMGAVPVPLVLLGLLLLLAWAIRETPGKHAGDQ
- the nhaA gene encoding Na+/H+ antiporter NhaA produces the protein MKKTPVDTWLTDPLNSFLGRQTTSGMVLFVAALLALIVANSPFADAYHHLWDNEISVGFNDFVITKTLHHWINDGLMAVFFFVIGLELKREIMAGELSNPRDALLPIAAGVGGMVVPALIYLAFNSSGDASDGWGIPMATDIAFALGIISLLGNRVPLSLKVFLTALAIADDLGAVLVIAVFYTSHIDLINLAAGAGFMILLVTSNLLGVRNILWYGLLGIGGLWLAFLLSGVHATIAAVLAAFTIPANVKISDKGFVSRIKTLGDRFETAKSNDLTLVTDEQLHVLEDIRAVAREALTPLQRLEHGMHPFVAFVVMPVFALANAGISFPADFMNQLASPVTLGVASGLLGGKVLGIMGMCFLLIHLRWASFPEQTGWRHLFGAAMLASVGFTMSLFITGLAFNDDVLILQAKLGILLASLIGGISGYYLLRRAG
- a CDS encoding 2-dehydropantoate 2-reductase; the protein is MKEILFVGAGSVGGYFGAHLARHNPNVSFLLRPRTREAVAKNGLTIRSAIGESFTVHPPVASDPEELPPPDLIVLGIKAYDLDEAMNQIEPVLKPDTIILTLQNGVTIEDTLMVRFGRERIVGGVAFIYSKIAEPGVIDHYKKGMLTIGEPLGMETPRLQAILALLKGAGIPCFINPDIRRAKWEKMCWNCVFNPLTVLLNDRVAKALDHQEFQPVIATIVREVSAVAMAVHRVPLDEDMPEKVVKWAQELRDIHTSMYDDWSAGRPTEIDELNGFITEQGKAFGVPTPMNDMLTAFIKAMTASSLSTEATIELNGTILQTLNFTRTTLAQLPATHQVSELPTVMPGLSVRGVKFQAILDVVTLNVGADHVTFESQDGKFSACLTIKQAADFGILVYEQNGAPFPSERGGPFRLVTPGLGDLCANVKQVGKIIFSKGLISDSRPPQVCPEKA